tagtttgacaccccttttacacggagttcactcacactaccaaacgtttgttttgatagtgtgcgtgagcgccgtgtaaaaagtgacagttcgtcacttttcagtttgactttgaccaaccaacggggtacaaactaaaaaagtgtcaaacgaaatagtgaccaaccaccggggattGAGTGTATTTGTTCCTTCAAACACAAATGTAAAGGGGAATTCATTAGCAAGTCAACTTCAAAAGAAAACTTCAACTGCTTCCTTCCACTTTCCATTCCCAAAAACTCCCTTGAAAGCATCGAATTAAGCTCGGAAACATTTATTTTCCCCCCTCACAAGCTTTGGAAAATATGACCACCGAATTTATGTGCAGCTTTCAACCACCAACCTCCAATAGTTCCACCACCGACCACTAGAGGGAAAACGTTCAAAAGCTCCGCCAGCGATTGTGCTGCCACCTTCGTGTTCAAGCAAGAAACTGGAGCGCAGGAAAAGCTCGAATAGCCGGCAACActgttttggtttgttttgactgTCAAAATCGTTTGTTTACATTGCTAGTTTTGGTTCAATAAGACGAATTTCCACGCGAAAAATGTCGTTCGTCGCTAGAAACACACTAAACCGGAACATTTTCCGATTGTTGAATACCAACTTCCCCCCTTCTTCCTACTGCTGCCTGCAAAACTcactaaaatcaattaaaacagAGCGAAACTACACTAACTTGGCCGGCTGCACGAGCACGTTACACAACCAGCTGGTTCGACAACAGCGCCAAAATCAGCTGATTCGAGGCAAATCGAAGAAGGTGAACCGGAACCAGCAGGGACGCCGCCAGGACGAGGATgaggacgacgatgacgatggcaAGGACCAGCTGGATGAGTTTGACGAACTGCTAACGGACAAGAATGCCAAGCTGGTCAAAACCAGCGTCGGTTCCCTGCGGGCGGATTTGATCGTGAAGGCCGGGTTGGGAATCGCGAGGAAGTAGGGATTCGGTAAAATTACTTGAGTTTTTGTTGAAACTAATTTTACTCATATTTTAGCAAAGTGGAGACCCTTTTCTACGAGAGCAAAATCCGGGTCAACGGAAAGAAACTGCTCAAGAAGAGTGCCCAGCTGGACGTGGGCGACGAGGTCGATGTCGTGAAGGGACCGAGTCCTACCAACCCGGACCACCTGATCGTTTCACGGGTGGAAATACTCGCGGCGAATCCCAAATCCGAAAGCATAGGAGTTAGTTTGCGGAGGCACAAATCCCTAATCATTGAGAATTACGAAAGTGATGCCGTCATCGGAGACCGTTGAACCAAGTTGTATGGGTTAGAAGAATAgaaatgttttaataaattatctcTGTCTTTATTGAAAGTTACAATGATTTGTTTTACATAgtgtctcatttttttttattttatctcagttgtgtttttttatagTACTTAGTTCCGCGATAAAAAGTCTTTCAATTCTCACGTAAAGCTGTCCTTTCTCCACCGCTTTTGTTTCCATTACCTAGATCTTTACTAAATTACAGTACGAAAGCCGTTAGTTTCAGATTAAtaatttctattaaaaaaaagttgtgctGAACAATTCTCTTAGcccaaataatttttcaattttcattctgTTTTTCGTTGATGAAATTTTGCCCAAACGTTTTTGTATCCAACGAATATAAATAATTGAAGATCtaccattttaagttttaaatcgATTTATCTAATCGAGGCACCAAGCTCATTTTTCATCCTTAACATTCTttagtttaaaataataacttcATATCTTTCATTGTTGTAAGAATATCGAACTTTCAGTTAGTAGCGACTACAATCATCATACCCGATATTTCATCTCCCATAATTCACAGCACTTCTTTCCGTGACGAGAATTTCAGCACCAATATTTGCAGTTCAGTTTAACGGGACTCACTACGTGCGTTATTTCATTGATGTTTTCTGAGAAACCAAAACAATCTTCAGCGAGTGTGTGTGAACGAGGGAAAGAAAAGGAGTGACAGAAAGAGAATGCTCTTGCTAGCAAGCACGAGACAAAAAAGAGAACTCACAAGCCATTGTGACGGTTGCTATACCTTCTGATATGTTGATACGGGAATCATCTTATgatagttttgccttcctcacctcactgaggcaaggctataaaatcactcgaaaaatgaacttctcaattgaacctcctagacccaccttcatgtatacctatcgactaagaatcaaattctgagcaaatgtctgtgtgtgtggtgggatgttgatcaaaaaattgtcactcgattatctcgacattggctgaaccgattttgtccgttttggcctcgttcgatccgtcttggggtcccataagtcgctaataaaaattatgcagtttagttaagtacttcaaaagttatgctaaaaaaacgattttaacaaaagtccggaagattgtaaaaagggtggtttttgtaagaaaacccgtcatgctatacattttcagaaaggtatttaaaagac
This is a stretch of genomic DNA from Culex pipiens pallens isolate TS chromosome 1, TS_CPP_V2, whole genome shotgun sequence. It encodes these proteins:
- the LOC120419701 gene encoding mitochondrial transcription rescue factor 1 translates to MSFVARNTLNRNIFRLLNTNFPPSSYCCLQNSLKSIKTERNYTNLAGCTSTLHNQLVRQQRQNQLIRGKSKKVNRNQQGRRQDEDEDDDDDGKDQLDEFDELLTDKNAKLVKTSVGSLRADLIVKAGLGIARNKVETLFYESKIRVNGKKLLKKSAQLDVGDEVDVVKGPSPTNPDHLIVSRVEILAANPKSESIGVSLRRHKSLIIENYESDAVIGDR